The Mycobacterium haemophilum DSM 44634 sequence GCCGATCGCAGCCATCACCTGCCGTCGACGATTTGGCGCTCAACGTGCTGGAACGCTAATTTCCTGGGGTGATGTTCTCAGCTGCTGGTGCAGTCGCGCGGTGGGTTGCCCCTTTCCTAACGGTTGCGGCCGTTGCCGGCATAGGTTTTCTTGCCGACCCGGTGCCGGTCGGTCCCGCCCCGGCGGTGCGCTTGGCCGGTGATACCAACCCGTTTGCCGGCATGCCCTTCTACGTCAATCCCAACTCAGCGGCTATGCGCGCCGCGCAGCATGCCGATCCGCCGAGTCCCGAGTTGACCGCCATCGCCAACACGCCGCAGGCGTACTGGATCGTCCCGGGCTCTTCGGCAGCCACGGTCGCGAAGTACACCGGTGACGCGGCGGCTGCTGGCGCCATCCCGGTTCTGACGCTTTACGGAATCCCCCACCGCGACTGTGGCAGCTTCGCTGCGGGCGGTTTCGGGTCGGCCGGCGAATACCGCGCGTGGATCGACGGCATCGCATCCGACGTGGGCGCTTCGCGGACGGCGATCATTGTCGAGCCCGATGCACTCGCCATGGCCGACTGCCTCTCGGCTGACCAGCGCCAAGAACGCTACGACTTGATTCGCTACGCCGTCGATACGCTGACCCGCAATCCGGCCACGGCCGTGTACGTCGACGGTGGTCACTTGCGTTGGCATAGCGCCGAGGACATGGCTGCCAGGCTCAATCAGGTCGGTGTTGCTCGCGCGCGGGGTTTTAGCCTCAACATCGCGAACTTCTTCACCACTGAGGACGAAATCGGTTATGGCGAGGCGATTTCGGCGCTCACGAATGGTTCGCACTATGTGATCGACACGTCGCGTAACGGTGTCGGACCAGCGCCCGACTCCGAGCTCAACTGGTGCAACCCCAGCGGCCGAGCACTGGGCACTTCGCCTACCGCCGCTACCGCGGGCGCGCACGCCGACGCCTACTTGTGGATCAAACGTCCCGGTGAATCCGACGGAACATGCGCCAAAGGTGATCCGCCGGCGGGCACGTTTGTGAATCAGTACGCCATCGATCTGGCCCGCAAGGCGGGCCAGTAGGAGGGCCTCGCGCCTAGCCCCACCGTCGGCAGGGGCCCTGGTGCCCGCAGTCCGAGCAAGGGGATCACCCAACAGCTGTCGAACTGCACGTCATCCGGCGGCCTCGATTACTCAGGCACCCCGGAGCTGCGTGCCGGCAGCTGCACGGGCTCGGCATCGGGGGTCCCCAGCGTCGCAGCCAGCCAGGGGAGTGACGCAGCAAACGCCTGGGCGGCAAATGGCCAGTCGTGTCTACCGGGCTGGGTCACTACCGCGCAATCGATCCCATTGGCCACGGCGACGCCGCACAGCGTGTGGGCGGCGGCGTCTTGGCCTTCGGGGTTGGCGGCGGGGTCGATGGTGGGACTACTACCGGCGGGGTTGGCCGCCTGGGCAAGGCTGCGTGGGCTAGTCGCTGCGGGGACGTCGAACCATCCCGACACCCCGCTGTAGTGACCGTGCCGAGTCATGACCGTGATCGGGTCGAAGGCAGCCCAGGCGGCGGAGTCGCCACCGAACAGCCCGGCGATGGTTTGCTCTTTGGTGCCCGTATTGGGACGCAGGTCGCCGGCGATGTCCACGAACGCGCTGAACATATCTGGATGCATGACGGTCAAGTTGACGGCGCAAGTACCGCCCATCGACCAGCCGGCGATACCCCAGTTGGCCCGGTCAGCGCTTACCCCGAAATTCGAGACCATGAATGGCACAACATCTTTCGTTAGATGGTCGGCGGCATTACCGCGGGTCCCGTTGACGCACTCAGTGTCGTTGTCGAACGAGCCGGTGGGGTCAACGAACACCAGCGCCGGGGCGAAGCCGTGATGGCGGGCCGCGAAGTTGTCGATGGTGTCGAAACCACCCCCAGCACGCAGCCAGTCCGCGGGAGTGTTAAAGGCAGAACTGATCATCATGACCGTCGGCAGTCGCGGCGGCGGATTGCTGTTGAACCATGCCGGGGGCAGATACACCAGTTCCTGGCGGTGGGGAAAACCGGACGCGGTGGCGCTAACGTTCACCGGCACCACGACGCCCTTGGTCGGCTTGGTCCCGGCGATCTGCATCTCGGTGACACGCAGCCGATCGATCTGGTCAGGTAAGGGCCCGGCCGTCAGCTGATTCCATGCGGTGTGCACCGTGGGGAAGTAACCGACCCACAGGTTCAAGGCCAAGGCCGCGCACAGTGCGCACAGCGGTACCGACAGCATCGCCAGCCCGCGGCGCCACCAGCGGGCACCTGGCCAGCCCAGCAACAGCACGGCCGCAGCGAGCCCACTTAAAGCTATCCACAGCCACAGCGACGTTGGTGCTGGGTCGCCGGCAACCCCGATCGAGGTGATGTACCAGTACGCCAGCGCCGTTACGGCGGCCGCGACGACTAGCGCCAACGGCAGTGTCCGCTTCAGCCAGCGCCGCCTGGTCCATTCCATCGCGTTGATCACCATGAACAGAGCGGAACCTTGTACTGCCGCAGGCAACCAACCGTGCAGCAAGGACAGTTGTTCGGTAAAGAGACGCAACAGTCGTGGCTTTCGCTAAATCCGATGGCTGCGCGGGGTCAGGTGGGTGCGCAACAGGACCAACTATCCCATACCAGCACCGCCCCGGACTTCGCGCAAAGCCGCCGGAACAGCAATACGATCGCTGCTCCGGTCAGGTCATCGTATTGCGCTCCGGGCGGTCGGCCAGCGTCCGGCGGGCGAGTTGGATCGCGTCTGCGGCAGCCCGTAAATCTTCGCGCACCAAGGTAAGGTCGACGGCTTCGATTGCGACGTCGGCGCCAGTGCCCATGGCCAGCCCGAGATCAGCTGTGGCCAGAGCAGCGGCGTCATTCACGCCGTCGCCGACCATGGCCACCACCTTGCTCTCGGATTGCAAGCGCTGTGCGACGGTCAGCAGCACCGGCCGCAGGCCCAGGCGTTCTCTGTCGCCGTTTCTATCGCATGTTCCGGCATGGGATTCTGATGGTGTTGCGGGAGGGACGCGGTGTAGCCGGTCTTTTCGACTTCGCCGATCAGCGTCTGCGGGTCATAGTCGGAAGGGACTGTGACGGTGGCCTTTTCGGTCGCATAGTTGACACTCGCAGTGACTCGGTCGAGCTTGTTCAGTTTCTTTTCGATACGCGTCGCGCACGAGGCACAGGTCATTCCGGTGATCTCGAGCTCGATAGGGCTCATCGCGGCCGGAGAGGCGGTCATCTCGGGTATGTGCGTTCCTTACTGGTGTACTGGTGTCCCGGGCCGAATAGCGACGACCAACTGTGCCGATGTGCATCTGGAAGTTTGCGGTAGGGCAGGCGGTTACGCCGGGCACAAGATCTGCGATCCTGGTGCAAACCTGGGCCGTCGGCCGTCGTCAGGCAACCACGACCGCCGTAAAGCCGGCTTCGTTGACCGCGTCCAGCACCGTGGCTTCCTCGATCGGCACAGAACTGGCGACGATGAGCCGGCCCGTCCGTGCGCTCACCTCCACGCTGTGGACCCCGGGAATGTGGCCTACTTCGCGCTGAATGGCCGTCTCGCAATGCCCGCAGCTCATCCCGCTGACTCGGTATTCACTAGTGGCCATAGCGTTCCCTTCTCTAGTACCCCTGCTGGGGGTATATCTAACAGATAAGCAGCTATACCCCTGGCAGGTATAGCTGTCAACGCCGTCGCCAGCGTTACTGGTCTGGTCGGCGGCGTCACTACCGACAACTCGGCGAAGCGTAGCCTCGACGTGGCGCTGTCGGACGCAACAAAGGATAAAGACATCATGACTGTCACCGTTGTCGATGCGGGACCAGGGCGGGTCAGCCGGTCTGTCGAAGTGGCCGCGCCAGCGGCCGAGCTCTATGCGATGGTGGCCGATCCTCGGCGCCACCACGAATTGGACGGGTCTGGAACGGTGGGTGGCAACATTAAGGTACCTGCCAACTTGGTTGTGGGATCGAAGTTTTCGACGAAAATGAAAATGTATGGCATGCCCTACCGGATCACCAGTACGGTGACCGCTGTCAAACCAAACGAATTAGTGGAGTGGCGCCATCCGGTAGGCCACAGGTGGCGGTGGGAATTTGAGTCGTTATCGCCGACATTGACCCGGGTAACCGAGACGTTCGACTATCACGATGCCGGTGCGCTCAAAAACCGGCTCAAGTACT is a genomic window containing:
- a CDS encoding glycoside hydrolase family 6 protein, with product MMFSAAGAVARWVAPFLTVAAVAGIGFLADPVPVGPAPAVRLAGDTNPFAGMPFYVNPNSAAMRAAQHADPPSPELTAIANTPQAYWIVPGSSAATVAKYTGDAAAAGAIPVLTLYGIPHRDCGSFAAGGFGSAGEYRAWIDGIASDVGASRTAIIVEPDALAMADCLSADQRQERYDLIRYAVDTLTRNPATAVYVDGGHLRWHSAEDMAARLNQVGVARARGFSLNIANFFTTEDEIGYGEAISALTNGSHYVIDTSRNGVGPAPDSELNWCNPSGRALGTSPTAATAGAHADAYLWIKRPGESDGTCAKGDPPAGTFVNQYAIDLARKAGQ
- a CDS encoding alpha/beta hydrolase, whose protein sequence is MRLFTEQLSLLHGWLPAAVQGSALFMVINAMEWTRRRWLKRTLPLALVVAAAVTALAYWYITSIGVAGDPAPTSLWLWIALSGLAAAVLLLGWPGARWWRRGLAMLSVPLCALCAALALNLWVGYFPTVHTAWNQLTAGPLPDQIDRLRVTEMQIAGTKPTKGVVVPVNVSATASGFPHRQELVYLPPAWFNSNPPPRLPTVMMISSAFNTPADWLRAGGGFDTIDNFAARHHGFAPALVFVDPTGSFDNDTECVNGTRGNAADHLTKDVVPFMVSNFGVSADRANWGIAGWSMGGTCAVNLTVMHPDMFSAFVDIAGDLRPNTGTKEQTIAGLFGGDSAAWAAFDPITVMTRHGHYSGVSGWFDVPAATSPRSLAQAANPAGSSPTIDPAANPEGQDAAAHTLCGVAVANGIDCAVVTQPGRHDWPFAAQAFAASLPWLAATLGTPDAEPVQLPARSSGVPE
- a CDS encoding heavy-metal-associated domain-containing protein is translated as MATSEYRVSGMSCGHCETAIQREVGHIPGVHSVEVSARTGRLIVASSVPIEEATVLDAVNEAGFTAVVVA
- a CDS encoding SRPBCC family protein — encoded protein: MTVTVVDAGPGRVSRSVEVAAPAAELYAMVADPRRHHELDGSGTVGGNIKVPANLVVGSKFSTKMKMYGMPYRITSTVTAVKPNELVEWRHPVGHRWRWEFESLSPTLTRVTETFDYHDAGALKNRLKYYERIGAPKANAAGIEATLAKLRDRYAGP